One segment of Stomatobaculum sp. F0698 DNA contains the following:
- a CDS encoding VOC family protein: MKFKMIHENLNVADLERSIRFYNEALDLHEVRRKTTDDFIIVYLKSEVGEFELELTWLKDHPQPYDLGECEFHLAFRADDFDAAHKKHKEMGCICFENEEMGIYFIEDPDGYWLEILP, from the coding sequence ATGAAGTTTAAGATGATACACGAGAATTTGAATGTTGCGGATTTGGAGCGCTCCATTCGCTTTTACAACGAGGCCCTCGACTTACACGAGGTGAGACGGAAGACGACGGACGATTTCATCATCGTGTATTTAAAGAGCGAGGTCGGGGAATTTGAGTTGGAACTCACTTGGCTTAAGGACCATCCGCAGCCGTATGACCTCGGCGAGTGCGAATTTCACCTCGCGTTTCGGGCGGACGATTTTGACGCAGCGCACAAAAAGCACAAGGAGATGGGCTGTATCTGCTTCGAAAACGAGGAGATGGGCATCTACTTTATCGAAGATCCGGACGGCTATTGGCTTGAGATTTTGCCGTAA
- a CDS encoding DNA/RNA non-specific endonuclease — MSAYRRKRRGGNIRKALWILLILLTLGALQQTLWPNARLPWTDRAEKEAIGIIVPPPGDPAEAVLTAVGSYQGSPDISMNMGQPLFTEEERLLGEQHETEGYESYADLDALGRCGPAFAVLTKATMPTEKRESIGDVRPSGWHTVRYDDLIEDKYLYNRCHLIAYMLSGENANPQNLMTGTRYLNISGMLPYEKRVADYIENGGGAVLYRATPVFLGDDLLARGVELEAEALRDPEFSFHVFLYNVQPGVRIDYASGQSKREG, encoded by the coding sequence ATGTCGGCATACAGACGAAAGAGGCGCGGGGGAAACATACGTAAGGCGCTGTGGATCCTGCTGATACTGCTTACCCTGGGAGCCCTGCAGCAGACACTGTGGCCGAATGCCCGGCTGCCGTGGACAGACCGGGCGGAAAAAGAGGCAATCGGCATCATCGTGCCGCCGCCCGGAGATCCCGCGGAGGCGGTGCTAACGGCGGTCGGAAGCTATCAAGGCAGCCCGGACATCAGCATGAACATGGGGCAGCCGCTCTTTACGGAAGAGGAACGGCTGCTCGGCGAGCAGCATGAGACAGAGGGCTATGAGTCCTATGCGGACTTGGATGCGCTTGGGCGTTGCGGTCCGGCCTTTGCGGTTCTGACAAAAGCGACCATGCCGACAGAAAAACGCGAGAGCATAGGCGATGTGCGGCCGAGCGGCTGGCACACGGTGCGCTACGATGATTTGATCGAAGACAAGTATCTCTATAACCGCTGCCATCTGATTGCCTACATGCTCTCCGGGGAAAATGCGAACCCGCAGAACTTAATGACGGGAACCCGCTACCTTAACATAAGCGGGATGCTGCCCTATGAAAAACGGGTCGCGGATTACATCGAGAACGGCGGCGGCGCGGTGCTCTACCGTGCAACTCCCGTGTTTCTCGGCGATGACTTGCTTGCGCGGGGGGTAGAGCTCGAAGCGGAGGCACTCCGGGATCCGGAGTTTTCCTTCCATGTATTTCTCTACAATGTGCAGCCCGGCGTGCGCATCGACTATGCGAGCGGTCAGAGCAAGCGGGAAGGCTGA
- a CDS encoding DUF3841 domain-containing protein yields the protein MLLWTSQEEAVYNELLKTGVYRCDLNLSPMKDCREKYDWLVRQMKQRIGPPPDKVSYPVWAWYQQQGKHRKPDLRKERWAVGCNGERFACLEIEIPDREVLLSDFDAWCIILSNGLLSDSEQEDSCLEAQYEALSPSEKRRMKEINWERVFDLSTLDNDWSRRGYYIQATFWELRLEQVRDVRFFRAAAKFDSP from the coding sequence ATGCTACTTTGGACTTCTCAGGAGGAAGCCGTCTACAACGAGCTTCTGAAAACCGGCGTCTATCGCTGCGATCTAAATCTCTCACCGATGAAAGATTGTCGCGAGAAGTACGACTGGCTGGTACGACAAATGAAACAACGCATCGGCCCGCCGCCGGACAAGGTCTCTTACCCGGTCTGGGCATGGTATCAACAGCAAGGAAAACACCGTAAACCCGATCTCCGCAAAGAGCGCTGGGCTGTCGGCTGCAACGGAGAACGTTTTGCCTGTCTCGAAATCGAAATTCCGGACCGAGAGGTTCTCTTATCCGATTTTGACGCCTGGTGCATCATCTTGAGCAATGGCCTCCTCTCCGATAGCGAGCAAGAAGACAGTTGTCTCGAGGCACAATACGAGGCGCTCTCCCCTTCCGAGAAGCGCCGCATGAAAGAAATAAACTGGGAGCGTGTCTTTGATTTAAGCACCCTGGACAATGACTGGTCGCGAAGAGGTTACTACATTCAGGCAACCTTCTGGGAACTCCGGCTTGAACAAGTTCGGGACGTTCGCTTCTTTCGCGCCGCCGCCAAATTCGATTCCCCGTAG
- a CDS encoding thiamine phosphate synthase: MDFSRVIIVSDRHLFDCEAAPEAAFLSYLERVSAMRPHALLLREKDMREADYLALARRVRARIPSVPLILHSFPRAAKELPCDRLHLPLALLQQIKEEQPSLLEGCSSLGASVHAVDEAVRAVSLGASYLIAGNIYETDCKPGLAARGLSFLTEVCKAVPVPVYAIGGITPERLPEVLAAGAAGACMRSALTQPSRLL; the protein is encoded by the coding sequence ATGGACTTCTCCCGGGTCATCATCGTGAGTGACCGACATTTGTTTGATTGCGAAGCGGCGCCCGAGGCTGCCTTTTTATCCTATCTGGAGCGCGTATCGGCAATGCGACCGCACGCCCTCTTGCTCCGCGAAAAGGATATGCGAGAGGCGGATTACCTTGCCCTCGCAAGGCGCGTCCGCGCCCGTATCCCTTCCGTGCCGCTGATCCTCCACTCCTTTCCGCGCGCGGCAAAGGAACTCCCCTGTGACCGCCTGCATCTCCCGCTTGCCCTGCTGCAACAAATCAAAGAGGAGCAGCCCTCCCTCTTGGAAGGCTGCTCCTCTCTCGGCGCTTCGGTGCACGCTGTCGATGAGGCCGTGCGCGCCGTCTCCTTAGGCGCAAGCTATCTCATCGCGGGAAATATCTATGAAACCGACTGTAAACCCGGGCTCGCGGCGCGCGGTCTTTCCTTCCTCACAGAGGTCTGTAAGGCGGTTCCGGTTCCGGTCTATGCAATCGGCGGCATCACCCCGGAACGACTTCCGGAAGTGCTTGCTGCCGGGGCGGCCGGCGCCTGTATGCGCTCGGCGCTCACTCAGCCTTCCCGCTTGCTCTGA